Part of the Phycisphaerales bacterium genome, GACTCCTGGTAGCCCGCCATGGCGGTGTTGAAGACGATCTCGCCGGTGGTGACGCGATCACCGGTGTCGCCGAAGCCCGCGCCCGAGAAGACGGATCCGTCGGCGAGCGCCAGGCGTGCCCTGGGCTTCGGTCGCAAGGCGTTCGAGACACCGGACGAGGTCTGCGTGCTTGACATGATCGGGCGGGCACTCCTCGATGGACGGCCAAGACGGCGGGATGAGCGACGGACACGCGATGATAGGGTCGCCGGGCTGCCGCCTATAGACTCCCTCATGCTCGAGACCATCTTCGGACCACCCATGCAGTCGCCCGAAGCCTGGTACCAGGGCCCGGCGCGGCTCGTGCTGGCGATGCTCTTTGGGGCCGTCGCCGGCTTCGAGCGTGAAGCGCGCGGGCACTTCGCGGGCCTTCGCACCCATGCGATGGTCTCGCTGGGCGCCGCCGGCTTCGCGCTCATCTCGACCGAGCTCTTCGAGTACTTGCTGCAGACCGCAGAGTCGACCGCCGGCCACGCCACGCGCATCGTGTCGGCCATCGTCGGCGGCGTCGGCTTCCTCGGAGCCGGGGCGATCATCCAGTCTGGCGGCAAGGTGCACGGCCTGACCACCGCCGCGGGGCTGTGGGCGATCGCCGCCGCCGGAGCGGCGGCGGGCCTGGCTCTCGTGCCGATCGCCATGACGATCGCGCTGCTGTGCCTGCTCGTCTTGCTCGCCCAGGCGGTCGACAAGGCCGTCCAGGGCGTTGCCGACGAGGACGCGGACGATCCCAAAGACGAGTGATTCGCCGTCGCGAGACGAAATCGGCGTCACGTTTCGACGCTCCAGTGGTACATTGGAGATGGCGGGCGACCAACGGCTCGCAGGGGAGGCACGCCATGTGGCATCGAATCGTGGCCGTTCTCGCGGCCACCGGCGTTGGTCTGCTAGGCTCGGCGAACGGCCAGAACCTCTCCGAACCGAGCGAGGGCCTGCACGAAGGTCCGCTCGTGGTCACGCTCGACGCAGACCGGCCCGACCGCCTGCCGCTTCCCGGCGGCTCGGTGGTCCGGCTCGACCTCGAGCCCTTCGCCCTGTGCGGGCCCGACGCTCGCATCGTCATCGCCGATGGAGCAGGCGAGCACGAGGCGGGCTTCGACCCCACCGCGATCTCCTTCTGGCGCGGCGTGGTCGAGGGCTACCCCGGCTCGCACGTGTTCCTGTCGATCGCCGAGGGCTCGACCATCGGCCGCATCGAACTCGGCGCGGGCCGGCCGACGTACGCCATCAGCTCGAGAGGCGGCGACCCCGAGGCCGGTGGCGTCGAGCTTGGGGCGGGCGAGGTGGTCGTGTTCCGAGCTCGTGGCAGCCTCGCCGAGGGACGCGCTCCCCTCGCGTGCGGCGTCGGGATCATGCCGATCGGGCCATCAATGCGAGAAGAGTCAAGAAGCGGCAACGGACCCGGCTCGACGCTTGGCACGCCGTTCGGCCCGGCGATCAACGGCCTTCGGATGGCAAGGCTCGCGGTCGATGCCGACTACGCGATGTTCGAACTGTTCGAAGACGAGCGTGCGGCGTTGACCTACTTGGTCCAGATGTACGGCGCCGCCAGCGACGTATTCATCCGCGACGCCTCCGTCCGCATCGATCTCGTGTTCCTGCGCGTGTGGACCACGCCCGACAACCCCTATTCCGGCGGCGTCGGGCGGCCAGCGATTCCAAGCGGCATCGAACACGACGTGTCGCAACTGATGTCCGGAAGAAAGGATGCTCCGTACGGCGGGCTTGCCTACGGCATCTGCGCGACCGCTTCCTGGGTTGGCTACGGCATCGGCAGGTTTCCCGATCCCACGAAGCCCAGCGTGTTCAACCACGACATCAGCGTTGTCCTCCACGAATTGGGGCACAGCCTGGGCGCGCGACACACCCACGACTACGGCCTCGACGAGTGCGACAGCGTCGCCTCTCAGCCCCGCCGCGGCACGATCATGAGCTACTGCACCACGACGTTCAGCGGCGGCGCCGCGCTGAAGGACATGCACTTCCACACGGGCCTGCGCGAACGAATCCGCCAATGCACCGCGGCCCGGCTCCCTCTTGACTGCAACCAGAACTCCATCGACGACGCCGAAGACATCGCGTCGGGCCGCAGTACGGACGCCAACGCCAACGGCATTCCCGACGAGTGCGAAGACTGCAACGGCAACGGCGTACTCGACAGCATCGACATCGGTTCGGGCCTGAGCATGGACGCCAACGCGAACGGCATCCCCGACGAATGCGAGCCGGACTGCAACGGCAACGGCCTGCCCGATGACCTGGACATCGCCGACGGCACCAGCCAGGACGCCAACGCCGACGCCATTCCCGACGAGTGCCAGGCCGACTGCGACGGCAACGGCGTGTTCGACTGGGTCGACGTCTTCGACGACATGTCCCGCGATCTCGACCGGGATGCCGTGCTTGACGAATGCCAGGACTGCGACGCCGACGGCGTGCCCGACGTCGTCGCGATCGACCACGCCCACAACACGTGGACCGCCGACCTCATGCGGAACGCCATCAGCGAGCACCACTTCCAGACGGGCGTGCTCCGTGGTTCATCGGCAGACGGCCTGCTGAGCGAACCAATGGACGTCTTGATCACGCCCGACCGCCGCGTGCTGGTCGCCAGCGGCGCCGACGCCCGCGTGGTCGAGTTCGATGTCGAAGGATCGTTCGCGCGAGATCTCGTTCCTGCTGGTTCTGGGGGCCTGGTCTATCCCACGGCGCTCATGATCGATGAGGATGGCGATCTGCTCGTCGCGGACCGCGACGGGAATGCCGTGCGTCGTTATGACGCGCAGACCGGCGAGTCACTCGGAGATTTCGTCGCGCCGGGCACGGGCGGGCTCGAGGCGCCGTACGCCCTGACCCGAGGCCCGGACGGCAACCTGTTCGTCGGGACCGATGCCGCGGGCGTCCTCGAATTCGACGCGGTGTCGGGTGCCTTCGCCCGTCAGTTCGTGGAGCCCGGCGCCGGCGGCATCGGCGAGAGCCGCGGCGTGCTCTTTATCCCCGGCATCGAGCCCGGAACGTGGCGGTTCCTCGTGGCCGACATGGAGACCGACGCCATCATGGAGTTCGACGCGACGACGGGCGACTTCGTCGGCCAGTTCAGCGTCGGAACGTGGCGCGGGCGGCTCGCCGATCCGTGGGCCCTGCGCCTTGGCCCCGATGGCTACGTATACGCGAGCATCCATCGCGCCTCCGCGGGTTCGTCGCCGCTGCTGTTCCCGCCCGCCGTCCTCGCGTTCGACGCAACGACGGGCTCGATCTTTATCGCGCTCATCGCTGGCGTCGACGCCGACACGACGACGCCCACCGGATTCGACTTCGTCCCCGGCGACGGCCTCGATTGCAACCTCAATCGAATCCCAGACGCCTGCGACGTCGCCGACGGCACGAGCCAGGACCGCAACCGCAACGGCGTGCCCGACGAGTGCGAAGACCTCTGCATCGCCGACTGCGACGGCGACGGAGCGCTCACAGTCTTCGACTTCCTCTGCTTCGGCGTCGCGTTCGAGGCCGGCGATCCGATCGCCGACTGCACGGGCGACGGCGTGATCGACGTGTTCGATTTCCTGTGCTTCCAGAACGCGTTCGCGAGCGGCTGCCAGTAATCCCGCGCTTCCCAGCTCCGGAGTCATCAGAAATGCCCCAGCAGGCCCGAATCCGTCCGAGTCGAATCCTGGCTGCCTTCGCGACCACCGCGGCGGCGTGCCTGGCCCGGCCGGCATTGCAACCGGCGCTCGAGGTCGACGCGACGATCCAGAGCGGAACACGGGACCACATCCTCTCGCTCGATGCCACGCGATGGCAGGACGCCTGGGAACGGAGCCTAACGACCCGCGTGGCCGGCGTGCCGCTGGCCGACGGCGAGCGCGTCGATCTCGTGCTCGAGCCGTTCCGCATCGTTGCGCCCGGCGCCAAGATCCTGGTCGTCGATCACGCGGGCGAACGCGAGGCGAGCCTGGACGACGGGTCCATCACCTTCTGGCGGGGCCACGTCGAAGGCCTGCACGGCTCGCACGTCTTCCTCAGCATCGCCGAAAGTTCGATCGTCGGCCGCATCGAGCTCGGCGCGGGCCGGCCGACCTACGGCATCAGCTCCAAAGGCGGCGATCCGGCCGCGGGCGGCGTCGCGCTCGGGCAGGGCCAGGCCGTGGTGTATCGGGCAAACCGCACGACGGACCGCCAGACATCGCCCGTGCTGTGCGGTACGCACGCGGGCATCCAGCCCGACGCGCCCAACACCGGCGCGTGGACGCCGTCCGTGCCCGCACCCACGGGCGGCGTCCGCCGCGCCCGGCTCGCGGTCGACAGCGACTACGAGTTCTTCGAGCTCTTCGAGAACGAGCGGGCCGCGCTCGTCTACCTGACCCAGGCCTACGCGATGGTCAGCGACCTCACCGTCCGCGACGTGGGCGTTCGGCTCGACCTGATCTACCTGCGACTCTGGACCACGCCCGACGACCCGTACGGCATCAGCGCCACGTTCCCCGACCTGTCCGACGCACCGCAGTACGACATCGGCCAGCTGATGAGCGGCTCCAAGTTCGCCAGCGCCGGCGGCGCGGCTCGCGTGTGCGCAAGGGCGTCCTGGGTCGCATACGCCACGGGCGAATTCGACGGCCCCATCACCGGCAGCGTACTGAACCAGGACGTCCGCATCGCCGCCCACGAGGTCGGGCACAACCTCGGCGCGCTCCATCCCCACAACTACGGCGTCGACCAGTGCGATGATCCGGCGACGCGTCCACGCCGCGGCACGCTGCTGAGCTACTGCTCTCAGACCTTCAGCGGTGGCACCAAGCTGACCGATCCGCACTTCCACACGCGCATCCGCGAGGTCATCGCGGGCTGCGTGCCCGACCGCCTGCCCTTCGACTGCAACGGAAACGGCATCGACGATCTACTCGACATCGACGCGGGCGCCAGCCTCGACGCGAATGCCAACGGCGTGCCTGACGAGTGTGAGGACTGCAACGCCAACGGCGTGCTCGACAGCATCGACATCGATTCGGGCACGAGCAACGACGCCAACGGCAACGGAATCCCCGACGAATGCGAGCCGGACTGCAACGGCAACGGCCTGCCCGACGACCTGGACATCGCCGCCAACAGCCTCGATCGAAACGGCGACGGCATCCCCGACGAGTGCCAGGCCGATCGCGACGGCGACGGCGTGGCCGACTGGACCAACATCTACGACGACATGGCCCGCGACATCGACCGCGACGGCGTCCTCGACGAGACGCAGGACTGCGACGGCGACGGCATCATGGACATCGACGCCATCGACCATGCCCACAACATCTGGGCCGTGTCCTCGGGCGATGCGAAGATCAAGGAGTACCACTTCGGCAGCGGCGTGCTGCGGGCCGAGAGCCGCCAGAATCGCCTCCAAGACCCCATCGACGTCCTCGTCTCGCTCGACCGCCGCGTACTGGTCACCGACGCCGGCTTCGGCGGCGTGGCCGAGTTCGACCGCGCGGGCACCTGGATGCGTTGGCTGGTCGAGCCCGGCAGCGGCGGGCTCGTCTATCCCACGGCCCTGGCCATCTCGCCCGAGGGCGACCTGCTCGTGGCCGACCGCGACGGCAACAGCGTCCTCCGCTACGACGCCGACACGGGCGCGTTTCTCGGCGTGTTTGTCGAGCCCATGTCCGGCGGCCTGATGGCGCCCTACGGCATCACCATCGGCCCCGACGACAACCTCTTCGTCAACACCGACCACGCCGGCGTCCTCGAGTTCGACGGCCGGACCGGCGCCTTCGTCCGCACCGTCGTCGAGCATGGCGCCGCCGGCCTGCACCACGGCCGAGGCATCCTGTTTATCCCAAGACCCGTCGAGTTGGGCCCGGGATGGCGCTTGCTCGTCGCGAGCGGCGAAGAGCACAACGTCCTCGAGTTCGACCCCGATACGGGCGACTTCGTCGGCGTCTTCAACGAGGGCGACTTCCGAGGCAAGCTCCGCGACCCGTGGGGCCTGCGTCAGGGCCCCGACGGCAGCGTCTTCGTCAGCAGCGCCAACGCGCACCCTCGCCTGCCCCCGCCCGCCTCGGGCTCGCCCGGCCCGACGACCGCGGGCCTGCACCTGACCAGGCCGCACATCTTCCAGTACGACGGGCGCAGCGGCAAGCTCGTCCGCGCGTACGTCCAGGGCATCGATTCGCAGCTCGACCACCCCAAGGGCTTCGACTTCGTGCCCGGCCCGCTCGATCGAAACCTCAACGGCATCCCCGACTCGTGCGAGGCCACCTGCCCGGCCGACTGCGACGGCTCGGGCTCGATCGACCTGCTCGACTTCCTCTGCTTCCAGAACGCCTTCGCCGCGGGCGACGCCAAGGCCGACTGCAACGGCGACGGCTCGCTGGACATCTTCGACTTCCTGTGCTTCCAGCGAGCGTTCGACATCGGCTGCCCCTAGCCATCGACGCCCGCCCATACCCTCGTTCGTGCCCCAAGGCCTCTTCAAGGACGATTCGCCTCCGCCCACCGGCCCGTTCCTCGCCGTCGCGCTCGAGCGATCGATCGACGGCAAGACGCTGACGTACGCGCCGCCCGCCGAGAGCGCCGAGGACGCGACCGCCATGATCGGACGCGCCTGCATGGCGCCCCTCGGGCGTGGCGGCCGGGGCGGTGCGCCCACGCGCGGCGTCATCGTCGGCGTGGGTGGTGCCGAGCTGCTCGACGGCTTCGATCCCCACAAGGTCCGCCGCCTGCTCGCCGTCAGCGAGGCCAAGCTGCCCGAGGGCGTGCTCGAGCTCGGCCGCTGGATCAGCGCCTACTACGCCTGCCCCCTGGGCATGACCCTGGCCGCGATGCTGCCGGCGGCCGTGAAGAAGGCGGTTGGGCGCAAGCAGCGCACGGCCCTGCGTCCCACGGGCACCGACACCGACGCCAAGCTCCCGCCGGCAACCAGGAAGGCCCTCGAAGGCGTGCGCGAACTCGACGCCGACACATGGCCCATCGAAGAACGCGACCTCGTCCACCGCCTCGGCCTCAAGAACGCCGGGCCTATCCGCCGCCTCGTTTCGATGGGCCTGCTCGAGGAAATCACCCTCACCGATGTCGTCGCGCGCACCGACGATGCCACGCCGCTGGCGGTCGACGCCGGCCCCGCCCCCGACCCCACGCCCGAGCAGCGGGCCGTGATCGACGGCATCGACCTCGACGCCTTCGCTACCCACCTGCTCTTCGGCGTCACCGGCTCGGGCAAGACCGAGGTCTACCTCCGGCTGCTCGAGCGCGTGCTGGCGTCGGGCAAGAGCGGCATCGTGCTCGTCCCGGAGATCGCTCTCACGCCCCAGCTCTCGTCCAGGTTCATCGCCCGCTTTGCGCCGACGCTGGGGGAGCGCGGCGTCGCGGTGCTGCACTCGGGCCAGAGCGCCGGCCAGCGCCACCGCGCCTGGGACGCGGTATCACGGGGCATCGCCCGCGTCGTCGTCGGCCCGCGGTCGGCCCTCTTCGCGCCATTGACGAGCGTGGGCCTGATCGTCGTCGACGAAGAGCACGCCAGCGACTACAAGCAGGACCAGGCCCCGCGCTACCACGGCCGCGACGCCGCCATCAAGCGGGCGCAGATCGAAGGCTGCCCGGTGCTGCTCGGCTCGGCAACCCCGAGCCTCGAGAGCTGGCGCAACGCCCAGCTCGGCCGCTCCACCCTCTGGCGCATGCCCACGCGCGCGCCGGGGTCGGCCGGCCTCCCGCGCGTCGAGGTCGTCGACCTGGCCGAGGAACGCAAGAAGAGCCGCGAACGCGGCGAGCGCATGGAGCTGCTCGGGCCAACCTTAGAAAGCGCCCTGCGCGACACGCTCAACGCCGGCGGCCAGGCCGTCATGCTCCTCAACCGCCGAGGCTTCGCGCGCGTGGTCGCCTGCCCCGACGCCATGTGCGGCTGGACGCTCACGTGCGACTCGTGCTCGGCCGCCATGGTCTTCCACCGCAAGGGTGTGCTGAGCAAGAGGGGCCTGGTCCGCTGCCACCACTGCCTGGCCGAGCAGACCCTGCCCAAGAGCTGCCCGGCCTGCGGCAAGAAGACCATCCTTCTCGGCCGCGGCACCCAGAGATTGGAGGACGAACTCGCCGAGCGGATGGGTCTGGACGATTCCGAGATGGCCCGCATGGACGGCGACACCATGAGCCGCGCCGCCGACTACCAGCGCGTGCTCGGCCGCATCGCCGACGGCTCCATCCGCGTCCTCCTGGGCACGCAGATGATCGCCAAGGGCCTCGACTTCCCCAACATCCGCCT contains:
- a CDS encoding M12 family metallo-peptidase gives rise to the protein MWHRIVAVLAATGVGLLGSANGQNLSEPSEGLHEGPLVVTLDADRPDRLPLPGGSVVRLDLEPFALCGPDARIVIADGAGEHEAGFDPTAISFWRGVVEGYPGSHVFLSIAEGSTIGRIELGAGRPTYAISSRGGDPEAGGVELGAGEVVVFRARGSLAEGRAPLACGVGIMPIGPSMREESRSGNGPGSTLGTPFGPAINGLRMARLAVDADYAMFELFEDERAALTYLVQMYGAASDVFIRDASVRIDLVFLRVWTTPDNPYSGGVGRPAIPSGIEHDVSQLMSGRKDAPYGGLAYGICATASWVGYGIGRFPDPTKPSVFNHDISVVLHELGHSLGARHTHDYGLDECDSVASQPRRGTIMSYCTTTFSGGAALKDMHFHTGLRERIRQCTAARLPLDCNQNSIDDAEDIASGRSTDANANGIPDECEDCNGNGVLDSIDIGSGLSMDANANGIPDECEPDCNGNGLPDDLDIADGTSQDANADAIPDECQADCDGNGVFDWVDVFDDMSRDLDRDAVLDECQDCDADGVPDVVAIDHAHNTWTADLMRNAISEHHFQTGVLRGSSADGLLSEPMDVLITPDRRVLVASGADARVVEFDVEGSFARDLVPAGSGGLVYPTALMIDEDGDLLVADRDGNAVRRYDAQTGESLGDFVAPGTGGLEAPYALTRGPDGNLFVGTDAAGVLEFDAVSGAFARQFVEPGAGGIGESRGVLFIPGIEPGTWRFLVADMETDAIMEFDATTGDFVGQFSVGTWRGRLADPWALRLGPDGYVYASIHRASAGSSPLLFPPAVLAFDATTGSIFIALIAGVDADTTTPTGFDFVPGDGLDCNLNRIPDACDVADGTSQDRNRNGVPDECEDLCIADCDGDGALTVFDFLCFGVAFEAGDPIADCTGDGVIDVFDFLCFQNAFASGCQ
- a CDS encoding M12 family metallo-peptidase; protein product: MPQQARIRPSRILAAFATTAAACLARPALQPALEVDATIQSGTRDHILSLDATRWQDAWERSLTTRVAGVPLADGERVDLVLEPFRIVAPGAKILVVDHAGEREASLDDGSITFWRGHVEGLHGSHVFLSIAESSIVGRIELGAGRPTYGISSKGGDPAAGGVALGQGQAVVYRANRTTDRQTSPVLCGTHAGIQPDAPNTGAWTPSVPAPTGGVRRARLAVDSDYEFFELFENERAALVYLTQAYAMVSDLTVRDVGVRLDLIYLRLWTTPDDPYGISATFPDLSDAPQYDIGQLMSGSKFASAGGAARVCARASWVAYATGEFDGPITGSVLNQDVRIAAHEVGHNLGALHPHNYGVDQCDDPATRPRRGTLLSYCSQTFSGGTKLTDPHFHTRIREVIAGCVPDRLPFDCNGNGIDDLLDIDAGASLDANANGVPDECEDCNANGVLDSIDIDSGTSNDANGNGIPDECEPDCNGNGLPDDLDIAANSLDRNGDGIPDECQADRDGDGVADWTNIYDDMARDIDRDGVLDETQDCDGDGIMDIDAIDHAHNIWAVSSGDAKIKEYHFGSGVLRAESRQNRLQDPIDVLVSLDRRVLVTDAGFGGVAEFDRAGTWMRWLVEPGSGGLVYPTALAISPEGDLLVADRDGNSVLRYDADTGAFLGVFVEPMSGGLMAPYGITIGPDDNLFVNTDHAGVLEFDGRTGAFVRTVVEHGAAGLHHGRGILFIPRPVELGPGWRLLVASGEEHNVLEFDPDTGDFVGVFNEGDFRGKLRDPWGLRQGPDGSVFVSSANAHPRLPPPASGSPGPTTAGLHLTRPHIFQYDGRSGKLVRAYVQGIDSQLDHPKGFDFVPGPLDRNLNGIPDSCEATCPADCDGSGSIDLLDFLCFQNAFAAGDAKADCNGDGSLDIFDFLCFQRAFDIGCP
- a CDS encoding MgtC/SapB family protein; its protein translation is MLETIFGPPMQSPEAWYQGPARLVLAMLFGAVAGFEREARGHFAGLRTHAMVSLGAAGFALISTELFEYLLQTAESTAGHATRIVSAIVGGVGFLGAGAIIQSGGKVHGLTTAAGLWAIAAAGAAAGLALVPIAMTIALLCLLVLLAQAVDKAVQGVADEDADDPKDE
- the priA gene encoding primosomal protein N'; translation: MPQGLFKDDSPPPTGPFLAVALERSIDGKTLTYAPPAESAEDATAMIGRACMAPLGRGGRGGAPTRGVIVGVGGAELLDGFDPHKVRRLLAVSEAKLPEGVLELGRWISAYYACPLGMTLAAMLPAAVKKAVGRKQRTALRPTGTDTDAKLPPATRKALEGVRELDADTWPIEERDLVHRLGLKNAGPIRRLVSMGLLEEITLTDVVARTDDATPLAVDAGPAPDPTPEQRAVIDGIDLDAFATHLLFGVTGSGKTEVYLRLLERVLASGKSGIVLVPEIALTPQLSSRFIARFAPTLGERGVAVLHSGQSAGQRHRAWDAVSRGIARVVVGPRSALFAPLTSVGLIVVDEEHASDYKQDQAPRYHGRDAAIKRAQIEGCPVLLGSATPSLESWRNAQLGRSTLWRMPTRAPGSAGLPRVEVVDLAEERKKSRERGERMELLGPTLESALRDTLNAGGQAVMLLNRRGFARVVACPDAMCGWTLTCDSCSAAMVFHRKGVLSKRGLVRCHHCLAEQTLPKSCPACGKKTILLGRGTQRLEDELAERMGLDDSEMARMDGDTMSRAADYQRVLGRIADGSIRVLLGTQMIAKGLDFPNIRLVGVVDADTALGIADWRCQERTFQLVSQVAGRAGRGDKPGRVIVQTLSPDLPSIQAAASHDYERFATDELEVRHQAHLPPFTRAAWIVARDRQYAKAEARAFEIAGLLAEAFEDRARIEGPAPAPLERAHDEYRVGLEVYAASAAILRDGLLKIRAQHGLVSDANVAIDVDPVSIW